A window of the Brumimicrobium sp. genome harbors these coding sequences:
- a CDS encoding Bax inhibitor-1/YccA family protein, translating into MESNEFLNDVHFQDVQEKNALQVKTFFRNVYQYMFIALGISGLTSWYLASSGLFIDWFITAEGGLSPLFYVVVFSPIALVFLIQAKVNSFSIGTLTALFVLYAALIGASIASIFFVYSMGDIAITFFVAAGAFAGMAILGYTTSTDLSKMGSLLYMAFIGIFIAAIVNMFLGSEMLSYIISIVGVFVFTGLTAWEMQKLKIIATDPSLDSETMKKMSLIGGLSLYILFVNLFLSLLRLLGGGRD; encoded by the coding sequence ATGGAATCAAATGAATTTTTAAATGATGTACACTTTCAGGATGTACAAGAGAAAAATGCTTTACAAGTAAAAACTTTCTTTAGAAATGTTTATCAATACATGTTTATTGCTCTAGGGATTTCAGGGTTAACTTCTTGGTATCTCGCTAGTTCAGGATTGTTTATTGACTGGTTTATTACAGCAGAAGGAGGTTTGAGCCCGCTTTTCTATGTAGTTGTATTTTCTCCTATTGCTTTGGTATTTCTTATTCAAGCTAAGGTGAATAGTTTTTCTATTGGAACTCTAACGGCATTATTCGTGCTGTATGCGGCTTTGATTGGTGCAAGTATTGCTTCAATCTTCTTTGTATATAGTATGGGAGACATTGCTATAACTTTCTTTGTAGCTGCAGGAGCATTCGCAGGAATGGCTATTTTGGGATATACTACTTCAACAGATTTATCTAAAATGGGAAGTTTACTATATATGGCGTTTATTGGGATTTTTATAGCAGCAATTGTTAATATGTTCCTAGGAAGCGAGATGTTATCCTATATCATATCAATTGTAGGGGTGTTTGTATTTACCGGATTGACTGCTTGGGAGATGCAGAAACTTAAAATAATTGCAACAGATCCTAGCTTAGATAGTGAAACTATGAAAAAAATGAGTCTGATAGGTGGATTAAGCCTTTATATTTTATTTGTAAACTTATTCCTTTCTCTATTACGTTTACTAGGAGGAGGAAGAGATTAA
- a CDS encoding superoxide dismutase — protein sequence MAFELPNLPYAYDALEPHIDARTMEIHHGKHHAGYTNNLNNAIAGTDLEGKSIEEVLKAGKDKPAVRNNGGGFYNHDLFWKVMSPNGGGEPTGAIKDAINANFGSFEAFKDAFSKAGATQFGSGWAWLCVHPGGKLEVCSTANQDNPIIMGNCGTAILGIDVWEHAYYLNYQNRRPDYINAFFNVINWDEVNKRFAAAK from the coding sequence ATGGCATTTGAATTACCAAATTTACCTTATGCATACGATGCATTAGAGCCACATATTGATGCTAGAACTATGGAAATTCACCATGGAAAGCACCATGCAGGTTATACAAACAACTTAAATAATGCAATCGCAGGAACAGATTTAGAAGGTAAATCTATCGAAGAAGTATTAAAAGCAGGAAAGGATAAACCTGCTGTTAGAAATAATGGTGGTGGTTTCTATAACCATGATCTTTTCTGGAAAGTTATGTCACCAAACGGTGGAGGAGAACCAACAGGAGCAATTAAAGATGCAATCAATGCAAATTTTGGCTCTTTTGAGGCATTCAAAGATGCTTTCTCTAAAGCTGGTGCAACTCAATTTGGTTCAGGATGGGCTTGGTTATGTGTTCACCCTGGAGGGAAATTAGAAGTTTGTTCAACTGCAAATCAAGATAATCCAATTATCATGGGTAACTGTGGAACAGCTATCTTAGGAATTGATGTTTGGGAGCATGCTTATTATTTGAATTACCAAAACAGAAGACCTGATTACATTAATGCATTTTTCAATGTGATTAACTGGGATGAGGTTAATAAGCGTTTTGCTGCAGCAAAATAA